DNA sequence from the Synechococcus sp. MU1617 genome:
ACCACCCTGGGCTGGCTGGAGCGATTGATGGCGGAGTGCATGAAGGTGTCGTCCCAGAGAAATCCTTCACCTTCCTGCAAGTAGTAGCTCTGCCCATCAATCGTCAGTTCGCAGGAACTGCGCCCCTCTCCAAAATCCTCCACATACAACGGCAGGTGATATCTCCACACCCCTTTGAACGGGCCTTTATGGGGCCGTAGAACCTTGCCAGGGGGGAAAAGGCTCACGGCAGCGGAAACCACATCGGGGTGATGCTGCAGAAAGCTCCGCAACGAAGGGATCAGCGCCTGATTGGCGGGGTAGTTGTAGCCATAGCCCCTCAAGGGCAGCATCCCCCAGATCTTGCGATCGAATTCATACAGCGTGCGCTGTTGCTGCATGATTTCGTGGTTAGCGGGCAAGCGCCCCGAGAGGGCTACTTCCAGGGTTTCCTGGCGGATCTGCTGGTACGACTCCAACAGTTCCCGATGGGCCGGGAAGCCGACGTCCGCTGGAACGACCGCAGGGTTGTGCAGCGATTGCTCGTAGCACCAGCGTGCGACCTCACGCCAGAAGCGGTAGTGCCATGGACCCCAGCGGATCACGCGTT
Encoded proteins:
- a CDS encoding aspartyl/asparaginyl beta-hydroxylase domain-containing protein, encoding MSSPKAKRKQRSPIQRVIRWGPWHYRFWREVARWCYEQSLHNPAVVPADVGFPAHRELLESYQQIRQETLEVALSGRLPANHEIMQQQRTLYEFDRKIWGMLPLRGYGYNYPANQALIPSLRSFLQHHPDVVSAAVSLFPPGKVLRPHKGPFKGVWRYHLPLYVEDFGEGRSSCELTIDGQSYYLQEGEGFLWDDTFMHSAINRSSQPRVVLLFDVFRKDQPFWLIGMSWIFLWVAQIWQHVQDMRQRAGLQ